A portion of the Achromobacter sp. MFA1 R4 genome contains these proteins:
- a CDS encoding four-carbon acid sugar kinase family protein has product MTGASAPQVCWYGDDFTGATDTLAEVARAGLRSLLFLSVPSSAQLERAGPLDAIGIAGAARGMAPEEMVAELRAVGEFMASTGARVLHYKCCSTFDSAPHVGSIGAAVQELRRHLPNPIVPIVGGQPSIGRYCSFAQLFARAGAAPEIHRIDRHPVMSVHPVTPMHEADLRRHLAAQGLAGIRSVPHIDYPSAADVPAVDDWIDRLLDSADGPLLLDLVDESQLAVIGRLIRRAADRAPLLAVGPSSVQQALVRASPTPREDMAPPRPLAPADGPVLVVAGSLSPVTARQIAAAESYARQPLVTERLLADPDYAAQQVQQAAATLAQGRNVLAHTDKPSGAVNAEQTAATALATARLVADIVRASAQAGRRLNRIGIAGGDTSSQATLALGLWGLAFRCVLAPGVTVSVARSDDPVTDGIELMLKGGQMGGERLFDELAAGGG; this is encoded by the coding sequence ATGACGGGCGCTTCCGCGCCACAGGTCTGTTGGTATGGCGACGACTTCACCGGCGCCACCGACACGCTGGCCGAGGTCGCCCGCGCGGGCCTGCGCAGCCTGCTCTTCTTGAGCGTGCCCTCTTCCGCGCAACTGGAGCGTGCGGGTCCATTGGATGCCATCGGCATCGCCGGCGCCGCGCGCGGCATGGCGCCCGAGGAAATGGTCGCGGAACTGCGCGCAGTCGGTGAGTTCATGGCAAGCACCGGCGCGCGCGTGCTGCACTACAAATGCTGTTCCACCTTCGACAGCGCGCCGCACGTCGGCAGCATCGGGGCCGCCGTGCAGGAATTGCGGCGGCACCTGCCCAATCCCATCGTGCCCATCGTGGGCGGACAGCCCAGCATCGGACGCTATTGCAGCTTCGCGCAGCTATTTGCGCGCGCGGGCGCCGCGCCGGAAATCCACCGGATCGACCGGCACCCTGTGATGAGCGTGCATCCGGTGACGCCGATGCACGAGGCGGACCTGCGGCGGCATCTGGCGGCGCAGGGGTTGGCTGGCATCCGGTCGGTGCCGCACATTGACTATCCATCGGCCGCGGATGTGCCAGCGGTCGACGACTGGATCGACCGTCTTCTGGACAGCGCCGACGGCCCGCTGCTGCTGGACCTGGTGGACGAATCGCAGCTTGCCGTCATCGGCCGCCTGATCCGCCGCGCGGCCGACCGCGCCCCGCTGCTGGCCGTGGGCCCGAGCAGCGTGCAACAGGCGCTGGTCCGCGCCTCGCCGACCCCGCGCGAAGACATGGCCCCGCCGAGGCCGCTCGCCCCCGCCGACGGCCCGGTGCTGGTCGTGGCGGGCAGCCTGTCGCCCGTCACTGCACGGCAGATCGCGGCGGCTGAAAGCTATGCCCGCCAACCATTGGTGACCGAGCGCCTGCTGGCCGATCCCGACTACGCCGCGCAACAGGTCCAACAGGCAGCCGCCACGCTGGCCCAGGGCCGCAACGTGCTCGCGCACACCGACAAACCGTCGGGCGCCGTCAACGCCGAACAGACCGCCGCCACCGCACTCGCCACGGCCCGGCTCGTCGCCGACATCGTGCGCGCCAGCGCCCAGGCCGGCCGACGCCTGAACCGCATCGGCATCGCCGGCGGCGACACGTCCAGCCAGGCCACGCTGGCACTGGGGCTTTGGGGCCTGGCGTTTCGCTGCGTGCTGGCGCCGGGGGTGACCGTGAGCGTCGCACGTAGCGATGACCCCGTGACGGACGGGATTGAATTGATGCTCAAGGGTGGGCAGATGGGGGGGGAGCGGTTGTTTGATGAGCTGGCGGCGGGCGGGGGGTGA
- a CDS encoding ribulose-bisphosphate carboxylase large subunit family protein, with amino-acid sequence MNSQSFTATYLIETPVDPAKVAEVMAGEQSCGTFTRVQGETDELRARARARIEAIEILETVDAPSLPNAYLARQPGGMPGKFHRARVRIAFPVANVGTNLPTLAATVGGNLYDLGEVTGLRLESMELPANYRAQFDLPQVGIAGTRALTGVDQGPLVGTIIKPNVGLSPEQTAHLVAQLCAAGVDFIKDDEVCANPAHAPLAQRVAAVMAVVRAHRDRTGRNVMVAFNISDETDAMRRHADLIEREGGTCVMASLNWCGYSAIQTLRRGTPLALHGHRNGFGALSRHPLLGMGFQAYQTLWRLAGVDHMHVHGLQGKFSQEDSEVVDSARDCLASLTPGIDDAVMPAFSSGQWAGTVPATWAAVRSDDLLFMSGGGILAHPDGPAAGVQSIRQAWHAVRDNQALEDYARNAPELRRALDFFGNRA; translated from the coding sequence ATGAATTCCCAATCGTTTACCGCCACCTACCTGATCGAAACCCCCGTCGACCCCGCCAAGGTCGCGGAGGTCATGGCCGGCGAGCAATCCTGCGGCACCTTCACGCGCGTCCAGGGCGAGACGGACGAACTGCGTGCCCGTGCGCGCGCGCGCATCGAAGCCATCGAAATCCTGGAAACCGTCGACGCGCCCAGCCTGCCCAACGCCTACCTCGCGCGCCAGCCGGGCGGCATGCCGGGCAAATTCCACCGCGCGCGGGTGCGCATCGCGTTTCCCGTCGCCAACGTCGGCACCAACCTGCCCACGCTGGCGGCCACGGTAGGCGGCAACCTGTACGACCTGGGCGAAGTCACCGGCCTGCGGCTGGAAAGCATGGAGCTGCCCGCCAACTACCGCGCCCAATTCGACCTGCCCCAGGTCGGCATCGCCGGCACGCGCGCGCTGACCGGCGTGGACCAGGGTCCGCTGGTGGGCACCATCATCAAGCCCAACGTCGGCCTGTCGCCCGAGCAGACCGCGCACCTGGTCGCCCAGCTCTGCGCAGCCGGCGTGGACTTCATCAAGGACGACGAAGTGTGCGCCAACCCGGCCCACGCCCCGCTCGCCCAGCGCGTCGCGGCCGTGATGGCCGTGGTGCGCGCCCACCGCGACCGCACCGGCCGCAACGTCATGGTCGCCTTCAACATCAGCGACGAGACCGACGCCATGCGCCGCCACGCCGACCTGATCGAACGCGAAGGCGGCACCTGCGTCATGGCCAGCCTGAACTGGTGCGGCTACTCCGCCATCCAGACCCTGCGCCGCGGCACGCCGCTGGCATTGCACGGCCACCGCAACGGCTTTGGCGCGCTGTCGCGCCATCCGCTGCTGGGCATGGGCTTTCAGGCCTACCAGACGCTGTGGCGGCTGGCCGGCGTGGACCACATGCACGTGCACGGCCTGCAAGGCAAGTTCTCGCAGGAAGACAGCGAAGTCGTCGACTCCGCGCGCGACTGCCTGGCGTCGCTGACGCCCGGCATCGACGACGCCGTCATGCCTGCGTTCTCGTCCGGCCAATGGGCCGGCACCGTGCCCGCCACCTGGGCCGCCGTGCGCAGCGACGACCTGCTGTTCATGTCGGGCGGCGGCATTCTTGCCCACCCCGACGGCCCGGCGGCGGGCGTGCAGAGCATCCGCCAGGCGTGGCACGCGGTGCGCGACAACCAGGCGCTGGAAGACTACGCCCGCAACGCGCCCGAGCTGCGGCGCGCCCTGGACTTCTTCGGAAACCGCGCATGA
- a CDS encoding VOC family protein, with product MSRFLGEIRQLGYVVHDIEAAMDYWSTTLGVGPWYYNPRVPIVNYQYDGAGYEPHNSVALANSGYVQVELIQTRNDVPSMYRDFLQAGRTGLQHVAYWTESYDADLERLLAQGFKPKMSGEVGEKGRFIYFDTEYHPGTVIELSEVAGPKGRLFDLIRESSQNWDGKDPVRAFPDLTRL from the coding sequence ATGAGTCGTTTCCTGGGCGAGATCCGCCAACTCGGTTATGTCGTGCATGACATCGAAGCCGCCATGGACTACTGGAGCACCACGCTGGGCGTGGGTCCCTGGTACTACAACCCGCGCGTGCCCATCGTGAACTACCAGTACGACGGCGCGGGCTACGAACCCCACAACTCGGTGGCCCTGGCCAACTCGGGCTACGTGCAGGTCGAACTGATCCAGACCCGCAACGACGTGCCTTCCATGTACCGCGACTTCCTGCAAGCCGGCCGCACCGGCCTGCAACACGTCGCCTACTGGACCGAAAGCTACGACGCCGACTTGGAGCGCCTGCTGGCGCAGGGCTTCAAGCCCAAGATGAGCGGCGAAGTCGGCGAAAAAGGCCGCTTCATCTACTTCGACACCGAATACCACCCCGGCACCGTCATCGAGCTGTCCGAAGTGGCCGGACCCAAGGGCCGCCTCTTCGACCTGATCCGCGAAAGCTCGCAGAACTGGGACGGCAAGGATCCGGTCCGCGCCTTCCCCGACCTGACCCGTCTCTGA
- a CDS encoding TRAP transporter large permease subunit, producing the protein MSSLSAPHAATPALPANPLRRAAGALDSVLGSVVEHVAAAIVLIEILVLFAGVVSRYVFHSPLVWSDELASILFLWLSMLGAVVALRRGEHMRMTALVNNVSPARRAQLETAALAASLAFLVLILAPAIEYAHEEHFIITPALELSNAWRAAAIPVGMGLMGVIAVLRLLRTQPLPQVATALAGVAAIVGLFWLAQPLFSGLGKLNLVIFFVGIVAATVFSGVPIAFSFALATFSYLALTTNTPMVVMVGRLDEGMSHLMLLAVPLFIFLGSLIEMTGMARAMIQFLASLLGHVRGGLSYVLIGAMYLVSGISGSKIADMAAIAPVLFPEMKKRGAKPGDLVALLSATGAQTETIPPSIVLITIGSVTGVSIAALFTGGLLPAVVLGLALCTVVWWRYRKEDLSLVQRFTFKEIGRFFMIALPAVALPFVIRAAVVEGVATATEVSTIGIVYSAVVGLLIYRRFDWARLKPMLIETASLSGAIMLIVGCATAMAWALTQSGFSGDLAKLMAGMPGGSYGFLAVSIVAFIILGSVLEGIPAIVLFGPLLFPIAVQAGVHEVHYAMVVIFAMGIGLFAPPFGVGYYGACAISRVDPNEGIRPIWGYIGALLIGLIVVAAFPWFSIGFL; encoded by the coding sequence ATGTCCTCCCTGTCCGCTCCCCACGCCGCCACGCCTGCGCTGCCGGCCAATCCCCTGCGCCGGGCGGCCGGCGCGCTCGACAGCGTGCTGGGCAGCGTGGTCGAACACGTTGCCGCGGCGATCGTGCTGATCGAGATCCTGGTGCTCTTCGCCGGCGTCGTCTCGCGCTATGTGTTCCACAGCCCGCTGGTCTGGTCCGACGAACTCGCCTCCATTCTGTTCCTGTGGCTGTCCATGCTGGGCGCCGTGGTGGCGCTGCGGCGCGGCGAACACATGCGCATGACGGCGCTGGTGAACAACGTCAGCCCGGCGCGGCGCGCCCAGCTGGAAACCGCGGCGCTGGCGGCGTCGCTGGCCTTCCTGGTGCTGATCCTGGCGCCTGCCATCGAGTACGCGCACGAAGAGCACTTCATCATCACCCCCGCGCTGGAGCTGAGCAACGCCTGGCGCGCCGCCGCGATTCCCGTGGGCATGGGGCTGATGGGCGTCATCGCCGTGCTGCGCCTGCTGCGCACGCAGCCGCTGCCGCAGGTGGCGACGGCGCTGGCCGGGGTGGCCGCGATCGTGGGCCTGTTCTGGCTGGCGCAGCCGCTGTTCTCGGGCCTGGGCAAGCTGAACCTGGTGATCTTCTTCGTGGGCATCGTCGCGGCCACCGTGTTCTCCGGCGTGCCCATCGCGTTCTCGTTCGCGCTGGCCACGTTTTCGTACCTGGCGCTGACCACCAACACGCCGATGGTCGTCATGGTGGGCCGCCTGGACGAAGGCATGTCCCACCTGATGCTGCTGGCGGTGCCGCTCTTCATCTTCCTGGGCTCGCTGATCGAAATGACGGGCATGGCGCGCGCCATGATCCAGTTCCTGGCCAGCCTGCTGGGCCACGTGCGCGGCGGGCTGTCGTACGTGCTGATCGGCGCCATGTACCTCGTGTCCGGCATCTCGGGCTCCAAGATCGCCGACATGGCGGCCATTGCACCGGTGCTGTTCCCCGAAATGAAAAAGCGCGGCGCCAAGCCCGGCGACCTGGTGGCCCTGCTGTCCGCCACGGGTGCGCAGACCGAGACGATTCCGCCGTCCATCGTCCTCATCACCATCGGTTCGGTGACGGGCGTATCCATCGCCGCGCTCTTCACGGGCGGACTGCTGCCCGCCGTGGTGCTGGGCCTGGCGTTGTGCACGGTGGTCTGGTGGCGCTACCGCAAGGAAGACCTGAGCCTGGTGCAGCGCTTCACCTTCAAGGAGATCGGCCGCTTCTTCATGATCGCGCTGCCCGCGGTGGCCCTGCCCTTCGTGATCCGCGCCGCCGTCGTCGAGGGCGTGGCGACCGCCACCGAAGTCTCCACCATCGGCATCGTGTATTCCGCCGTCGTGGGCCTCTTGATCTACCGGCGCTTCGACTGGGCGCGCCTCAAGCCCATGCTCATCGAGACCGCCTCGCTATCGGGCGCCATCATGCTGATCGTCGGCTGCGCGACCGCCATGGCGTGGGCGCTGACCCAGTCGGGCTTCTCGGGCGACCTGGCCAAGCTGATGGCCGGCATGCCTGGCGGCAGCTACGGCTTCCTGGCGGTGTCGATCGTGGCCTTCATCATCCTGGGCAGCGTGCTGGAAGGCATTCCCGCCATCGTGCTGTTCGGCCCGCTGCTGTTCCCGATCGCGGTGCAGGCGGGCGTGCACGAAGTCCACTACGCAATGGTCGTGATTTTCGCCATGGGCATCGGTCTCTTCGCGCCGCCCTTCGGCGTCGGCTACTACGGCGCCTGCGCCATCAGCCGCGTCGACCCCAACGAAGGCATCCGCCCGATCTGGGGCTACATCGGCGCGCTGCTGATCGGCCTGATCGTGGTTGCCGCCTTCCCCTGGTTCTCCATCGGTTTTCTGTGA
- a CDS encoding TRAP transporter substrate-binding protein, producing the protein MKLLTRRSALRRLCAVPALAVAGTGFPLIARAADFSLKYGNNLPVTHPLNIRAQEAAERILKESNGRVDIKIFPNNQLGGDTDMLAQVRSGGIDFFTPSALVIATLVPVAAINAVGFAFKDYGQVWTAMDGALGAHVRAAIAQRKLYAFEKMWDNGFRQTTSSKAPVNTAADMDGLKIRVPVSSLPISMFKGLGAAPASLQFSEVYSSLQTKVVDAQENPLPIIQVAKLYEVQKYCSLTNHIWDGYWFIANGRMWEGLPADLKTVVARGINEAGLAQREDIKKLNASVQSDLEAKGLVFNQPSADSFRDQLRTVGFYKEWQGRFGNEAWGLLEQSVGKLA; encoded by the coding sequence ATGAAGCTGCTGACACGCCGCAGTGCCTTGCGCCGCCTTTGCGCGGTTCCCGCCCTTGCCGTCGCCGGCACCGGCTTTCCGCTGATCGCCCGCGCCGCTGATTTTTCGCTCAAGTACGGCAACAACCTGCCGGTGACGCATCCGCTGAACATCCGCGCGCAGGAAGCCGCCGAACGCATCCTCAAGGAAAGCAACGGCCGCGTCGACATCAAGATCTTCCCGAACAACCAGCTCGGCGGCGATACCGACATGCTGGCCCAGGTGCGCTCGGGCGGCATCGACTTCTTCACGCCGTCCGCCCTGGTGATCGCCACGCTGGTGCCGGTCGCCGCCATCAACGCCGTCGGCTTCGCGTTCAAGGACTACGGCCAGGTCTGGACGGCCATGGACGGCGCGCTGGGCGCCCATGTGCGCGCCGCCATCGCGCAGCGCAAGCTCTACGCTTTTGAAAAGATGTGGGACAACGGCTTTCGCCAGACCACCAGCAGCAAGGCGCCGGTCAACACCGCCGCCGACATGGACGGCCTGAAGATCCGCGTGCCCGTGAGCTCGCTGCCGATCTCCATGTTCAAGGGCCTGGGCGCTGCGCCGGCCAGCCTGCAGTTCAGCGAAGTCTATTCGTCGCTGCAGACCAAGGTGGTGGACGCGCAGGAAAACCCGCTGCCCATCATCCAGGTCGCCAAGCTGTACGAAGTGCAGAAATACTGCTCGCTGACCAACCACATCTGGGACGGCTACTGGTTCATCGCCAACGGCCGCATGTGGGAAGGCCTGCCCGCCGACCTGAAGACGGTCGTGGCGCGCGGCATCAACGAAGCGGGCCTGGCCCAGCGCGAAGACATCAAGAAGCTCAACGCCTCGGTGCAGTCCGACCTGGAAGCCAAGGGCCTCGTGTTCAACCAGCCGTCCGCCGACAGCTTCCGCGACCAGCTGCGCACGGTGGGCTTCTACAAGGAATGGCAGGGCCGGTTCGGCAACGAGGCCTGGGGCTTGCTGGAGCAGTCCGTCGGCAAGCTGGCCTGA
- a CDS encoding LacI family DNA-binding transcriptional regulator, with amino-acid sequence MMVFDVNKPASDRKLARLADVAARAGVSTATADRVLNRRPGVRPATAQKVFKAAIDLDYLPDEAAYAAAAPEPMRLVFLLPRGSNRYLRMLGDTVSYAHEHFAPLNAKCQVDYVESFNPDALAQALARHGKRADGIAFMALEHPVVREAVNALAQQGVPTVTLISDIANSARVAYVGLDNRAAGRTAGYLIARFIGLRAAHVALIAGSRHYRAHEERESGFLQLYAEQFQAMQVVDLREGYDDAQRNYEQTRQLLEQYPQLAGIYNIGGASDGVARALKEAGQQHRVVFIGHGLTPDTRALLIDGTMDAVITQSPMEALMSCVRIFSNLRDKRSAMNGVELARSQVIFRENLP; translated from the coding sequence ATGATGGTTTTTGATGTGAATAAACCCGCCTCCGACCGCAAGCTCGCCCGTCTGGCCGACGTCGCCGCCCGCGCTGGCGTGTCCACCGCCACCGCCGACCGGGTGCTGAACCGCCGCCCCGGTGTCCGCCCCGCGACGGCGCAAAAAGTCTTCAAGGCCGCCATCGACCTGGACTACCTGCCCGACGAAGCGGCCTACGCGGCGGCCGCGCCCGAGCCGATGCGGCTGGTGTTCCTGCTGCCGCGCGGCAGCAATCGCTATCTGCGCATGCTGGGCGATACCGTCAGCTACGCGCACGAACACTTCGCCCCGCTGAACGCGAAGTGCCAGGTCGACTACGTGGAAAGCTTCAATCCCGATGCGCTGGCGCAGGCGCTGGCCCGGCATGGCAAGCGGGCCGACGGCATCGCGTTCATGGCGCTGGAGCATCCGGTGGTGCGCGAGGCCGTGAACGCGCTGGCGCAGCAGGGCGTGCCGACCGTGACGCTGATTTCGGATATCGCCAACAGCGCCCGCGTGGCCTATGTGGGCCTGGACAACCGCGCCGCGGGCCGCACGGCCGGCTACCTCATCGCGCGCTTCATCGGCTTGCGCGCGGCGCATGTGGCGCTGATCGCCGGGTCACGGCACTACCGGGCGCACGAAGAACGGGAAAGCGGCTTTCTGCAGCTCTATGCCGAGCAGTTCCAGGCGATGCAGGTGGTGGACCTGCGCGAAGGCTATGACGACGCGCAGCGCAACTACGAGCAGACGCGCCAGTTGCTGGAGCAGTATCCGCAGCTTGCCGGCATCTACAACATCGGCGGCGCATCCGATGGCGTGGCCCGCGCGCTGAAGGAGGCGGGGCAGCAGCACCGGGTCGTTTTCATCGGGCATGGCCTCACGCCCGACACGCGGGCGCTGCTGATCGACGGCACGATGGACGCCGTCATCACGCAGAGCCCCATGGAGGCGTTGATGAGCTGCGTGCGCATCTTCAGCAATCTGCGCGACAAGCGCAGCGCAATGAACGGGGTGGAGCTGGCGCGCAGCCAGGTGATCTTCCGCGAGAACCTGCCGTAG
- a CDS encoding class I SAM-dependent methyltransferase, producing MSISSLATRDVRDTAQPDLAALKTRQQSTWSSGDYAVVGTTLQIVGEQLCEALDVRAGQKVLDVAAGNGNATLAAARRWCDVTSTDYVPALLSRGRERAAAERLKIEFQEADAEALPFPDAAFDVVMSTFGVMFTADQDKAAAELTRVCKHRGKIGLANWTPDGFIGQIFKTIGKHLPPPAGVKSPALWGTKARIEEMFGAEASSIRCEPRHFVFRYRSPDHWMQVFKTYYGPLLKAFGALEPAAQTALTADITAQIDKFNRSGDSTMVVPSEYMEIVITRR from the coding sequence ATGTCCATTTCCTCCCTTGCCACCAGAGACGTGCGCGACACCGCACAGCCCGACCTGGCCGCCTTGAAAACCCGCCAGCAGAGCACCTGGTCTTCCGGGGACTACGCCGTCGTCGGCACCACGCTGCAGATCGTAGGAGAACAGCTTTGCGAAGCCCTTGACGTGCGCGCCGGCCAGAAGGTGCTGGACGTCGCCGCCGGCAACGGCAATGCGACACTGGCGGCCGCGCGCCGCTGGTGCGACGTCACCTCGACCGACTACGTGCCCGCGCTGCTGAGCCGCGGCCGCGAACGCGCCGCCGCCGAACGCCTGAAGATCGAATTCCAGGAGGCCGACGCCGAGGCGCTGCCCTTCCCGGACGCGGCGTTCGACGTCGTGATGTCGACTTTCGGGGTGATGTTCACCGCCGACCAGGACAAGGCCGCGGCCGAACTGACCCGCGTGTGCAAGCACCGCGGCAAGATCGGCCTGGCCAACTGGACGCCGGACGGCTTCATCGGGCAGATCTTCAAGACCATCGGCAAGCACCTGCCCCCGCCCGCCGGCGTGAAATCGCCCGCCTTGTGGGGCACGAAGGCGCGCATCGAAGAGATGTTCGGGGCCGAGGCGTCGTCGATCCGATGCGAACCCCGCCACTTCGTCTTCCGGTACCGGTCGCCCGACCACTGGATGCAGGTCTTCAAGACCTATTACGGCCCGCTGCTCAAGGCGTTCGGCGCGCTGGAGCCCGCGGCGCAGACGGCGCTCACGGCCGACATCACGGCACAGATCGACAAGTTCAACCGGTCCGGCGACTCGACGATGGTGGTGCCCAGCGAGTACATGGAAATCGTGATCACCCGCCGGTGA
- a CDS encoding transcriptional regulator: MESAVESGGAAIHVRMLGPMAITRGGAPVALPPSRKLRALIAYLALAPHAVMRSHLCELLWDIPNDPRGELRWCLSKARGLLDEPGRRRVETAQDSVRLDLSDCRVDVLDIDAAMQAGIDNASPERLRDLSMLFAGDFLEGLEIGRSPFFHSWLTAQRRRLRACHAAVLARRAAALPAGSEDSFACLDQWLRLAPFDPQAHQQMLGALGLRGQWREGEEHLAAAVRAFEAEGLDGRPLRDAWREVRARLAGGVPSAADAPPPGQSDPAPERQGRASIAVMPFVDRSAQAGVRGGLADGLAFDIITRLAKLRSLFVIAQGTVFALDQRSVGPEEAGRTLNVDYVVSGSLRRHDQRLAVEVQLVDSRTARIVWADVLDHKFDDALLALDEIGNRIVASIDIEIEAAERNRAILTPPNSLDAWQAHHRGLWHMYRFNRTDNEQARHFFELAVRLDPTFSRAYAGLSFTHWQTAFQRWGEQAPAIDLAFETAGQSLIADDRDPAAHWAMGRALWLRGSQDPSISELRIAVDLSPNFALGHYTLGFVDCQLGDAEAAIGASDHSRHLSPFDPLLFGMLAVRALALVRLGRIEEAAGWAVKAAARPNAHVHILAIAACCLAMAGRIDEALGFLPAIRKAAPAYRVDDFLAAFRLAPDTQALFREGARRIGIG; encoded by the coding sequence GTGGAATCTGCGGTGGAATCCGGCGGCGCGGCCATCCACGTGCGCATGCTGGGGCCGATGGCGATCACGCGCGGGGGCGCACCCGTTGCCTTGCCGCCCTCGCGCAAGCTGCGCGCGCTGATCGCGTACCTGGCGCTGGCGCCCCATGCGGTCATGCGCTCGCACCTGTGCGAATTGCTGTGGGACATTCCGAACGATCCGCGCGGCGAACTGCGCTGGTGCCTGAGCAAGGCGAGGGGCCTGCTGGACGAGCCCGGCAGGCGTCGGGTCGAGACGGCGCAGGACAGCGTGCGCCTGGACCTGTCCGATTGCCGCGTGGACGTCCTGGACATCGACGCGGCGATGCAGGCCGGGATCGATAACGCGAGCCCGGAGCGGCTGCGCGACCTGTCGATGCTGTTCGCGGGCGACTTTCTGGAAGGGCTGGAGATCGGCCGCAGCCCGTTCTTCCATAGCTGGCTGACCGCGCAGCGGCGGCGCCTGCGGGCCTGCCATGCGGCCGTGCTGGCGCGCCGGGCCGCGGCGCTGCCGGCGGGGTCGGAGGACAGCTTTGCGTGCCTGGACCAATGGCTGCGGCTCGCCCCCTTCGACCCGCAGGCGCACCAGCAGATGCTGGGCGCGTTGGGATTGCGCGGGCAATGGCGCGAAGGCGAAGAACACCTGGCCGCGGCCGTTCGGGCGTTCGAGGCCGAAGGCCTGGACGGGCGGCCGCTGCGCGACGCATGGCGCGAGGTGCGAGCCCGCCTGGCGGGCGGCGTGCCGTCCGCGGCCGACGCACCGCCGCCCGGCCAGTCGGACCCTGCTCCGGAACGGCAGGGACGCGCGTCGATCGCCGTCATGCCGTTCGTGGACCGGTCGGCGCAGGCGGGCGTGCGGGGCGGCCTGGCGGACGGGCTGGCCTTCGACATCATTACCCGGCTGGCGAAGCTGCGCAGCCTTTTCGTCATCGCGCAGGGCACCGTGTTCGCGCTGGACCAGCGCAGCGTGGGGCCGGAGGAGGCAGGCCGCACGCTCAACGTGGACTATGTCGTGAGCGGATCGCTGCGGCGGCACGACCAGCGCCTGGCCGTCGAGGTGCAGCTCGTCGACTCCCGCACGGCGCGCATCGTCTGGGCCGACGTCCTGGACCACAAGTTTGACGACGCCTTGCTGGCCCTGGACGAGATCGGCAATCGCATCGTGGCGTCGATCGACATCGAGATCGAGGCCGCCGAGCGCAACCGCGCCATCCTGACGCCGCCCAATTCGCTGGATGCGTGGCAGGCGCATCACCGCGGACTGTGGCACATGTACCGGTTCAACCGCACCGACAACGAGCAGGCGCGGCATTTCTTCGAATTGGCGGTGCGGCTGGATCCGACGTTCTCGCGGGCCTATGCGGGCCTGTCCTTCACCCACTGGCAGACCGCATTCCAGCGCTGGGGCGAGCAGGCGCCGGCCATCGACCTGGCGTTCGAGACCGCCGGACAAAGCCTGATCGCCGACGACCGCGACCCCGCCGCGCATTGGGCAATGGGGCGGGCGCTGTGGCTGCGCGGCAGCCAGGATCCGTCGATCAGCGAACTGCGGATCGCCGTGGACCTGAGCCCGAACTTCGCCCTGGGACATTACACGCTGGGCTTTGTCGACTGCCAGTTGGGCGACGCCGAAGCGGCCATCGGCGCGTCGGACCATTCGCGCCACCTCAGTCCCTTCGATCCGCTGCTGTTCGGCATGCTGGCGGTGCGCGCGCTGGCGCTGGTGCGCCTGGGCCGCATCGAGGAAGCCGCGGGGTGGGCGGTCAAGGCGGCGGCGCGGCCCAACGCCCACGTGCACATCCTGGCCATCGCCGCGTGCTGTCTGGCGATGGCGGGCCGGATCGACGAGGCGCTCGGCTTTCTGCCCGCCATCCGCAAGGCGGCGCCGGCGTACCGCGTGGACGATTTCCTGGCGGCGTTCAGGCTGGCGCCGGACACGCAGGCGCTGTTCCGTGAAGGCGCGCGGCGGATCGGGATAGGATGA
- a CDS encoding MarR family winged helix-turn-helix transcriptional regulator, which translates to MRNASPSVLDELCTGELGFLVTSVRNGIHEALDRELAPLQITVQQYVVLNCIVKGWGRTLSDFCRVLAYDSGAMTRLLDRIAAKGFIRRVENEADRRSYLIELTEMGQAAFPQARQATEVAFRRLLAGFSEAEGEMLHKLLSRLLMNARSDQG; encoded by the coding sequence ATGCGCAACGCTTCCCCATCCGTTCTGGACGAACTCTGCACCGGCGAACTCGGCTTTCTGGTCACGTCCGTGCGCAATGGCATCCACGAGGCCCTGGACCGCGAACTGGCGCCGCTTCAGATCACCGTGCAGCAGTACGTCGTGCTGAACTGCATCGTCAAGGGGTGGGGCCGCACGCTCAGCGATTTCTGCCGCGTGCTGGCTTACGACTCCGGCGCCATGACCCGTTTGCTGGACCGCATCGCCGCCAAGGGCTTCATCCGCCGCGTGGAAAACGAAGCCGACCGCCGCAGTTACTTGATCGAGCTGACCGAGATGGGCCAGGCGGCCTTTCCGCAGGCGCGGCAGGCGACGGAGGTGGCGTTTCGCCGGTTGTTGGCCGGCTTCTCGGAAGCCGAAGGGGAGATGCTGCACAAGCTGCTGTCGCGCCTGCTGATGAATGCGCGGTCGGACCAAGGGTAG